One Thermodesulfobacteriota bacterium DNA segment encodes these proteins:
- the corA gene encoding magnesium/cobalt transporter CorA encodes MTGQKKTAVMKKGLHPGALIHVGERKVEKVRLTVIDYDQDMFVEREFGGVEECLEYADRETVTWINVNGLHDTGIINRIGEHFGIHSLVLEDILDTDKRPELDDYVDYIFIILKMVLVDKETGRIDAEQVSMLLCKNTVISFQEGEADVFEFIRERIRTGKGRIRKYGADYLVYALTDAVVDNYFVALEEIGELIEEIEDELLADPGAETLRDIYGLKRELVLLRKYTFPLRELVHKFQISESPLIDRNTKLYIRDLYDHAMQIMDTTDSYRDMIAGMLETYLSISSNRMNEVMKVLTVMATIFIPLTFIAGIYGMNFENMPELRHRLGYPGVMVLMLIVALVMLYYFRRRKWI; translated from the coding sequence ATGACCGGACAGAAAAAAACGGCGGTTATGAAGAAAGGCCTCCATCCGGGGGCCCTCATACACGTGGGCGAGAGGAAGGTCGAGAAGGTCAGGCTTACCGTCATCGACTACGACCAGGATATGTTCGTCGAGAGGGAGTTCGGGGGAGTTGAAGAGTGCCTCGAATACGCCGACAGGGAGACAGTAACGTGGATAAACGTGAACGGCCTCCACGATACGGGAATAATCAACAGGATCGGCGAGCACTTCGGCATACACTCGCTCGTGCTCGAGGACATACTGGACACGGACAAGCGGCCCGAGCTCGACGATTACGTCGATTACATATTTATTATCCTCAAGATGGTGCTCGTCGACAAGGAGACGGGGAGGATAGACGCCGAGCAGGTGAGCATGCTGCTGTGCAAGAATACGGTCATCTCGTTCCAGGAAGGGGAAGCGGACGTGTTCGAGTTCATAAGGGAGAGGATAAGGACGGGGAAAGGGCGGATACGGAAGTACGGCGCCGATTATCTCGTATACGCGCTCACTGACGCGGTGGTCGACAACTACTTCGTCGCGCTCGAGGAAATAGGGGAGCTCATAGAGGAGATAGAAGACGAGCTGTTAGCGGACCCGGGCGCGGAGACGCTCCGGGACATATACGGGCTCAAGCGGGAGCTCGTGCTCCTGAGGAAATACACGTTCCCGCTCAGGGAGCTCGTGCACAAGTTCCAGATATCGGAGTCGCCGCTCATCGACAGGAACACGAAGCTCTACATACGAGACCTCTACGACCACGCGATGCAGATCATGGACACGACTGACTCGTACAGGGATATGATCGCAGGGATGCTCGAGACGTATCTCTCGATTTCGAGCAACCGCATGAACGAGGTGATGAAGGTGCTCACCGTGATGGCGACCATATTCATACCGCTCACGTTCATCGCGGGCATCTACGGGATGAATTTCGAGAACATGCCGGAGCTCAGGCACCGGCTGGGGTATCCGGGGGTGATGGTGCTGATGCTGATTGTCGCGCTCGTAATGCTCTATTATTTCAGGAGGAGGAAGTGGATATGA
- a CDS encoding inorganic diphosphatase, giving the protein MEKDNETVTVMVEITKGSRNKYEYDKVKKRIKFDRLLYASVHYPSDYGFIEDTLGGDGDPLDALVLLWEPTFPGCIILSKPIGMFMMGDEKGPDEKILCVPVDDPHWNHIEKLTEIPPHLLREIEHFFASYKTLEKKNVHVEGWRNKEAALQTIEEARERYKEKGKKKKKKVKKAADWL; this is encoded by the coding sequence ATGGAGAAGGACAACGAGACAGTAACCGTGATGGTGGAGATCACGAAGGGGTCGAGGAACAAGTACGAGTACGACAAGGTGAAGAAGCGGATCAAGTTCGACCGCCTCCTTTACGCGTCGGTCCATTATCCGAGTGATTACGGGTTCATAGAGGACACGCTCGGCGGGGACGGGGACCCGCTCGACGCGCTAGTGCTGCTCTGGGAGCCTACGTTCCCGGGGTGCATAATACTGTCGAAGCCCATAGGGATGTTCATGATGGGGGACGAGAAAGGGCCCGACGAGAAGATACTCTGCGTGCCCGTGGACGACCCGCACTGGAACCATATCGAGAAGCTGACCGAGATACCGCCCCATCTGCTCCGGGAGATAGAGCACTTCTTCGCGTCTTACAAGACGCTCGAGAAGAAGAACGTGCACGTGGAGGGGTGGAGGAACAAGGAGGCGGCGCTTCAGACGATCGAGGAGGCGCGGGAGAGGTATAAGGAGAAGGGGAAGAAGAAGAAAAAGAAGGTGAAGAAGGCGGCTGATTGGCTGTGA
- a CDS encoding sulfite exporter TauE/SafE family protein, with amino-acid sequence METHILIIAFVSFFGAAFLKGVTGLGFMSICLPLISSFTDITVAIPLVIIPSLASNVIVIAQAGRTRESLRRFWPLYLSALPGLYAGVSLLHQTGNSIAKAVLGALSIAYSLYLLLDVNISVGNKYERFLNVPLGLVNGFLNGLTGTQVMPMLPYLISLRLHRDLLIGAINIGFTVSTLTLLALLGKFDFLSLDIIGISVAGIAPVALGIYLGSKLRYHISESRFRIAVLIILLIIGLNLILNR; translated from the coding sequence ATGGAAACGCACATCCTCATCATCGCATTCGTCTCCTTCTTCGGGGCGGCCTTTTTGAAGGGCGTGACGGGCCTCGGGTTCATGAGCATATGCCTCCCGCTCATATCGAGCTTCACCGACATCACCGTCGCCATACCGCTCGTCATAATCCCCTCTCTCGCGAGCAACGTGATAGTCATAGCGCAGGCGGGGAGGACAAGGGAGAGCCTGAGGAGGTTCTGGCCGCTTTACCTCTCGGCGCTCCCCGGCCTGTACGCCGGAGTGAGCCTCCTCCACCAGACGGGGAACTCTATAGCGAAGGCCGTGCTCGGCGCGCTTTCGATCGCGTACTCGCTCTACCTGCTGCTCGACGTCAACATTTCGGTCGGAAACAAATACGAGAGGTTCCTGAACGTCCCGCTCGGGCTCGTGAACGGGTTCCTGAACGGGCTCACGGGCACACAGGTCATGCCCATGCTCCCATACCTGATCTCGCTCCGGCTCCACAGGGACCTCCTCATCGGCGCGATCAACATCGGCTTCACGGTGTCGACGCTGACGCTCCTCGCGCTGCTGGGCAAGTTCGACTTCCTCTCTCTCGACATAATCGGAATATCGGTCGCGGGGATCGCGCCCGTAGCCCTCGGCATCTACCTCGGCAGCAAGCTCAGATACCACATCTCGGAGTCGAGGTTCCGCATCGCCGTGCTGATAATACTTCTCATCATCGGCCTCAACCTGATCCTCAACCGCTGA
- a CDS encoding redoxin domain-containing protein: MKRSGMIHGALIVLGIGSMLLWAHAGAGAAEAQAGKKAPEFAFTDIEGTQAKLSDFRGKYVVVEWFNHGCPFVGKHYKSDKMQDLQRKYTEAGVVWIAVNSTSDGHDNYRDAETSKKEAETKGTSATYIVLDPSGEIGKLYGAKTTPDIFIINPEGVIIYTGAADSINSTDTGDIEKATNYIDKALTEALAGKPVTTPETKPYGCSVKYKE; encoded by the coding sequence ATGAAGCGGAGCGGAATGATTCATGGAGCGTTGATAGTGCTGGGCATCGGGTCCATGCTGCTGTGGGCGCACGCGGGAGCCGGGGCGGCGGAGGCGCAGGCCGGGAAGAAAGCCCCGGAATTTGCGTTCACGGACATAGAGGGGACGCAGGCGAAGCTATCAGATTTCAGGGGGAAGTACGTCGTGGTCGAGTGGTTCAATCACGGGTGCCCGTTCGTCGGAAAGCACTACAAGAGCGACAAGATGCAGGACCTCCAGAGGAAGTACACCGAGGCCGGCGTCGTGTGGATAGCGGTGAACTCGACAAGCGACGGGCACGACAACTACAGGGACGCAGAGACATCGAAGAAGGAGGCAGAGACGAAGGGGACTTCCGCCACTTACATCGTGCTCGATCCCTCGGGGGAGATAGGGAAGCTCTACGGCGCGAAGACGACGCCTGACATATTCATCATAAATCCGGAAGGGGTGATCATTTATACGGGCGCAGCGGACAGCATCAATTCGACGGACACCGGGGATATAGAGAAGGCGACCAACTACATCGACAAGGCGCTCACCGAAGCGCTCGCGGGGAAGCCCGTCACGACGCCCGAGACGAAGCCCTACGGGTGCAGCGTGAAGTATAAGGAGTAG
- a CDS encoding muconolactone Delta-isomerase family protein has translation MKYLVMGTEGPGYFSPEEEVEVLESVVIPAFDELKDLEDEGTIVGGLPVGDRAFVFVAEADSHDDLDRMLRSLPIWGVLEWEVTPLQDFEARARQERGILKSLKAEG, from the coding sequence ATGAAATATCTTGTTATGGGGACCGAGGGCCCCGGGTATTTTTCGCCCGAGGAGGAAGTAGAGGTCCTCGAAAGCGTGGTTATACCCGCTTTCGACGAGCTAAAGGATCTTGAGGACGAGGGGACTATAGTAGGGGGTCTCCCGGTCGGCGACCGCGCGTTCGTATTCGTCGCGGAGGCCGATTCTCACGACGATCTCGACCGGATGCTGAGGTCGCTTCCCATCTGGGGGGTGCTGGAGTGGGAGGTTACCCCGCTTCAGGACTTCGAAGCGAGGGCGAGACAGGAAAGGGGAATTCTCAAGAGCTTGAAAGCGGAAGGCTGA
- a CDS encoding 4-hydroxyphenylacetate 3-hydroxylase N-terminal domain-containing protein — protein sequence MLKTPEEYVESLRELDPVVYIRGKRIESVPDEPLLEPGINAVSVTYEFALLPEYSDTMTAVSHVTGRKVNRLLHINTAQNDLLKKLEMVRLLCRETGCAQRYLCHDALNALYETTHNTDLHFGTDYHVKFLTYLEYLQDADLTTCVAMTDAKGDRSRRPHEQHDPDLYLRIVGRDDDGIKVRGIKAIVTGAPYTHEIIVLPTRGMTAEDEDYALSFAIPIDTEGVELVSRQAGRPGESGAPLTSRYGQATAQILFDDVFVPWERVFLAGEWEMAGSLTESFATHHRVSCIGARAGLGDMLIGASAALAEANGLDPRKTGHVRDKISDLIKYVESSYACGVTASVFGKETRAGNFIPDPVYSNIGKLLQGVHIYDMFRIVHDTAGGILVASPYPEDMEAPAAGERLARYLQGREDIPADYRLSVARLLEDITASYQGGWYSVISISGGGSPEATRLEIMRKYDIDERKSLAEKISGT from the coding sequence GTGCTCAAGACCCCGGAAGAATACGTAGAGAGCCTCAGAGAGCTCGACCCGGTCGTCTACATCAGGGGCAAACGCATAGAGAGCGTCCCTGATGAGCCTCTGCTCGAGCCCGGCATAAACGCGGTCTCGGTCACGTACGAGTTCGCGCTCCTTCCCGAGTATTCGGACACGATGACCGCCGTCTCGCACGTCACTGGCAGGAAGGTCAACCGGCTGCTGCACATCAACACCGCCCAGAACGACCTCCTCAAAAAGCTCGAAATGGTGCGCCTGCTCTGTCGCGAGACCGGGTGCGCCCAGCGCTACCTCTGCCACGACGCACTGAACGCGCTCTACGAGACGACCCACAACACCGACCTCCACTTCGGCACGGACTATCATGTGAAGTTCCTCACCTATCTCGAATACCTCCAGGACGCGGACCTCACGACGTGCGTAGCCATGACCGACGCCAAGGGAGACCGCTCCAGGCGCCCCCACGAGCAGCACGACCCCGACCTCTACCTCCGCATCGTCGGCCGCGACGACGACGGCATCAAGGTGAGAGGCATCAAGGCCATAGTCACGGGCGCTCCGTACACCCACGAAATAATCGTACTCCCCACCCGCGGCATGACGGCCGAGGACGAAGACTACGCCCTGTCGTTCGCCATACCTATAGACACCGAAGGCGTCGAGCTCGTCTCACGCCAGGCCGGAAGGCCCGGAGAATCGGGCGCCCCGCTCACGTCCCGCTACGGGCAGGCGACGGCGCAGATCCTCTTCGACGACGTGTTCGTGCCGTGGGAGAGGGTCTTCCTCGCGGGCGAGTGGGAGATGGCGGGCTCGCTCACGGAGAGCTTCGCCACGCACCATAGGGTCTCATGCATCGGAGCGCGCGCCGGCCTGGGAGACATGCTCATCGGCGCGTCCGCGGCGCTCGCCGAAGCGAACGGCCTCGACCCTCGGAAGACAGGGCACGTGAGAGACAAGATCTCCGACCTCATCAAGTATGTCGAGTCCTCATACGCGTGCGGAGTCACGGCGTCCGTATTCGGAAAGGAGACCCGCGCCGGCAATTTCATCCCCGACCCCGTGTATTCCAACATCGGGAAGCTGCTCCAGGGCGTGCACATTTACGATATGTTCAGGATAGTCCACGATACCGCGGGCGGCATACTCGTCGCGTCCCCCTACCCGGAAGACATGGAAGCCCCCGCCGCGGGCGAGAGGCTCGCCAGGTATCTCCAGGGCCGGGAAGACATACCGGCGGACTACAGGCTCTCAGTCGCGAGGCTGCTCGAGGACATAACGGCTTCCTACCAGGGCGGCTGGTATTCCGTGATAAGCATATCCGGCGGCGGATCTCCCGAGGCCACGCGCCTCGAGATCATGCGCAAGTACGACATCGACGAGCGCAAGTCCCTCGCCGAAAAAATCTCCGGCACCTGA
- a CDS encoding CBS domain-containing protein, whose protein sequence is MSLESLCRREIVCVDVNTRVLEATEMMEEMNVGSVVVIQNDRPVGIVTDRDVVLRVVNKKLNPAECSVGDIMSLEVVTLKQSTGLYDALEQIKESGSSVRRFPIVDDNGAIKGIITLDDVIYLLGREMSDVASIIESERPRL, encoded by the coding sequence ATGAGTCTCGAATCACTATGCAGGAGAGAGATAGTTTGCGTCGATGTCAACACCAGGGTGCTCGAAGCGACCGAGATGATGGAGGAAATGAACGTAGGCAGCGTAGTAGTCATACAGAACGACAGGCCGGTCGGCATAGTCACGGACAGGGACGTCGTGCTCAGGGTGGTCAATAAAAAACTCAACCCGGCCGAATGCTCGGTCGGCGATATCATGTCCTTGGAGGTCGTAACGCTCAAGCAGAGCACGGGCTTATATGACGCGCTCGAGCAGATAAAGGAGAGCGGGAGCAGCGTCCGCCGCTTCCCGATCGTGGACGATAACGGAGCGATAAAAGGGATCATCACCCTCGACGACGTTATCTATCTTCTGGGCAGGGAGATGTCCGACGTCGCCTCCATAATCGAGAGCGAACGCCCCCGCCTCTGA
- a CDS encoding N-acetyltransferase, whose translation MVAARVRREASEDIRDIYNINLRAFGREDEGRLVDKLRGAVSPFISLVAEDGDGALTGHILFSPVTVGDSPVKAAGLGPMSVLPERQGTGTGSVLIREGLRACAGEGVGAVFVLGHPEYYSRFGFSHASARGIYWKSDEFAPYFFVIELVQGALDGVRGEARYHEAFDEV comes from the coding sequence ATGGTGGCGGCAAGAGTCAGGAGGGAAGCCTCCGAGGATATACGGGATATATATAATATAAACCTCCGGGCGTTTGGAAGGGAGGACGAGGGGAGGCTGGTCGACAAACTCAGGGGAGCGGTGAGCCCTTTCATATCGCTCGTCGCCGAGGACGGGGACGGCGCTCTCACGGGGCACATACTGTTCTCTCCCGTGACGGTGGGAGATTCCCCGGTAAAGGCCGCCGGGCTCGGCCCCATGTCGGTGCTGCCGGAGCGTCAGGGGACGGGCACGGGCTCGGTGCTCATCAGGGAGGGACTCCGCGCGTGCGCCGGGGAAGGGGTAGGGGCGGTGTTTGTGCTGGGGCATCCGGAGTATTATTCCAGGTTCGGGTTCAGCCACGCCTCGGCCAGGGGGATCTACTGGAAGAGCGACGAGTTTGCGCCTTATTTCTTCGTGATAGAGCTGGTACAGGGCGCGCTCGACGGAGTGAGGGGGGAGGCTAGGTACCACGAGGCGTTCGATGAGGTTTGA
- a CDS encoding PF20097 family protein: MKNKSELIIPVLVLILLISVAGWILIRYTGDLIFYKRLRGEGVETTARVAMKAIYKDGRHVRTNITSPSDDHRIMVDLKLPGGITSVCTLRVSKFTYDVVSKRDILNVAYLPEDPSECTLPDGIELNLYLITSLLAVAVILLLLAAGFAFYIYRSFRKPPPGKPVPMTTDLGIPPGGVACPKCGAPMTEGYMPTVGGVSWRDRGDPIGIPTMFTGLQGTAFWVKRPALHAYRCEPCRIIVFKYGG; this comes from the coding sequence ATGAAAAACAAAAGCGAGCTCATCATCCCCGTCCTCGTACTCATACTCCTCATATCCGTAGCAGGATGGATTCTGATCAGATATACGGGGGACCTCATCTTCTACAAAAGGCTCCGCGGCGAAGGGGTCGAAACGACCGCCAGGGTCGCGATGAAGGCCATATATAAAGACGGCCGCCATGTGAGGACAAACATTACCTCCCCGTCGGACGACCACCGCATCATGGTCGATCTCAAACTGCCGGGCGGCATCACGTCCGTCTGCACGCTCCGCGTATCCAAGTTCACTTACGACGTCGTCTCCAAGCGGGACATCCTGAACGTCGCATACCTGCCCGAAGACCCTTCCGAATGCACCCTGCCCGACGGCATCGAGCTCAACCTCTACCTCATCACCTCGCTCCTTGCCGTAGCTGTGATACTTCTCCTCCTCGCCGCGGGATTCGCCTTCTACATATACAGGTCGTTCAGAAAGCCGCCTCCGGGCAAGCCCGTCCCCATGACGACCGACCTCGGAATCCCCCCGGGCGGCGTCGCCTGCCCCAAATGCGGCGCACCAATGACGGAAGGCTATATGCCCACTGTCGGAGGGGTATCCTGGAGGGACAGGGGAGACCCGATCGGCATCCCGACCATGTTCACCGGGCTTCAGGGTACGGCCTTCTGGGTGAAACGACCCGCGCTCCACGCCTACAGGTGCGAGCCCTGCCGTATAATCGTATTTAAATACGGCGGCTGA
- a CDS encoding serine hydrolase codes for MKIHSFAALVLLTLLITAQPEQTRSAEDELEGLDAFVELAMEEYGVPGASVAVVKDGDVVYLKGFGVRQVGSKEIVDGDTVFQLASVTKTFTAASVASMVDRGKIGFDEEVIKIIPDFALMDPYSTRYTTPRDLLAHRTGLPAFTGDIFDHLGYSRKEVIRRVRYFTPACSFREEANYSNIGYFLAGETAAYAADSSWEDVVRENIVKPLGMTHTGFTYQLKEEKNLAYPHAVVDGETKVIPFNEQRVLAPAGAMTSSASDLARFLIMHLNEGKYRGKKILTPESVEQIFKPAIVDEPTFAELPPISADNGFSYGLAWGIYYWHNHKILEKGGALDGYRTVVVLVPDLKLGIVVLSNMNLTVFPEAVRAYVLEQYLGEADYDMQDAIMDRSKKIKEMLGLDTTVKPENPRPPSKDLDAYTGTYENELYGEFTILKDGDSLKVEAGPAKYTGTLTHVNYDTFYLKWPVFISAPDEVSFVIDAEGNVTEFIDNPLGRFKKVKE; via the coding sequence ATGAAGATTCACTCGTTCGCAGCTCTCGTATTACTGACCCTTTTGATCACCGCACAGCCTGAGCAAACGCGCTCAGCTGAGGACGAGCTCGAAGGGCTCGACGCCTTCGTCGAGCTCGCGATGGAGGAGTACGGCGTACCCGGCGCGTCCGTAGCGGTCGTAAAAGACGGCGACGTCGTATATCTCAAGGGGTTCGGCGTGAGACAAGTCGGCAGCAAGGAAATAGTGGACGGCGACACCGTTTTCCAGCTCGCCTCCGTCACAAAGACGTTCACCGCAGCGTCCGTCGCCTCTATGGTGGACAGGGGCAAGATCGGCTTCGACGAAGAAGTAATCAAGATCATCCCCGACTTCGCCCTCATGGACCCCTACTCCACCCGCTACACCACTCCGCGCGACCTCCTCGCCCACCGCACGGGACTCCCCGCATTCACGGGCGACATATTCGACCATCTCGGTTATTCGAGGAAGGAGGTCATAAGGCGCGTCCGCTACTTCACCCCCGCCTGCAGCTTCAGGGAGGAAGCTAACTATTCCAACATCGGATACTTCCTCGCGGGCGAGACAGCCGCTTACGCCGCCGACTCCTCCTGGGAAGACGTCGTCAGGGAAAACATCGTCAAGCCGCTCGGCATGACGCACACGGGCTTCACGTACCAGCTGAAAGAAGAAAAGAACCTCGCCTACCCCCATGCGGTCGTAGACGGCGAGACAAAAGTTATACCGTTCAACGAGCAGAGGGTCCTCGCGCCCGCTGGCGCTATGACCTCGTCCGCTTCCGACCTCGCCAGGTTCCTCATCATGCACCTTAATGAAGGCAAGTACAGGGGAAAGAAGATACTCACGCCGGAATCCGTCGAGCAGATATTCAAGCCGGCGATCGTGGACGAGCCGACGTTCGCGGAATTGCCTCCCATTTCGGCCGACAACGGGTTCAGCTACGGGCTCGCCTGGGGCATCTACTACTGGCATAACCACAAGATTCTCGAGAAGGGCGGAGCGCTCGACGGATACAGGACGGTGGTCGTGCTCGTCCCCGATCTCAAGCTCGGCATAGTCGTTCTCTCCAACATGAACCTCACTGTCTTCCCCGAAGCCGTGCGCGCTTACGTCCTCGAGCAGTACTTGGGCGAAGCGGACTACGACATGCAGGACGCGATCATGGACAGGTCGAAGAAGATAAAGGAGATGCTGGGCCTCGACACGACGGTCAAGCCCGAGAACCCGCGCCCGCCGAGCAAAGACCTCGACGCCTACACGGGCACGTACGAGAACGAGCTGTACGGCGAGTTCACGATACTTAAGGACGGCGACAGCCTAAAGGTCGAAGCGGGCCCCGCCAAATACACGGGCACCCTCACGCACGTTAACTACGACACGTTCTATCTTAAATGGCCCGTGTTCATATCCGCGCCCGACGAAGTCTCGTTCGTTATAGACGCTGAGGGCAACGTGACCGAATTCATCGACAACCCCCTCGGCAGGTTCAAAAAGGTGAAGGAATAG